DNA sequence from the Paraburkholderia azotifigens genome:
CGACCTGTGCGAAGGGCACAGCCACATGCGCATAAGCGCCTAGCGCGGCTTCGCGCACGGCGGCGATCACATCACGCGGCGCGGCCCCTTCGCGCATCGCCGTGCGCACGACAACCGCGTTGATGAACAGCCCGATTGCGTGGTCGGAATCGGCATCGCGGGTCGACGCGAGCACGCCGACGGCCTGATCGAGCGCGCCCGTCTGACGTGCAAGCGCGACGTTCAGCGCCGCGTGCAAGAGCATCGGCAACGTGGCTTGCGCGGATACGGCCAGCGCTTTCGCGCGCCCGATCGCATGTGCGTCCAGTTCGAATGCGATGCGTCCCGCGCTCCAGTCCGGCGATACCGGACGCGTTCCCGCAGGCTGCGGCAAACGCAGCGCATCGACGTCGCGCAACGCGGCGCGCCAGAACTGCAAATCGGCCTGACTGACTGGCGAGCGGGCGGCGAATACGGGCTTCATCGACGACGTGTCCAGCAGCTTGCCCGTCGCACTCGCGAAATAAGCGCTCTGCACGTCGTCGAGCCACACATCGATCGACTGACCATCCGCGACGATGTGATGGATCACGATCGACAGCACGTGGTCGTCGTCGGCAAGACGGATCAGACGCGCGCGCCACAATGGCGCTTTGGCGAGATCGAAGGGAGTCAGTGCGTCCTCATCCGTGAGGCGCGTCGCCGCCGCGATGCGCTCATCCGCGCAAGCGTGTTCTCGCAGATCGACAACGGCCAGCGTCACACGCCGATGATCGTCCACTACCTGACGCGGTTCGGCAGCGCCTTGCGCCGGGACGAGACGCGCACGCAAGGCGGGATGTTTGCGCGCGGCATGATCGAATGCGCTTTGCAGCGCGCTCACGTTCACCACGCCGCGCAGGCGCAACGCGACGGGAATGTTGTAGGCCGCGCTGTCCGGCTGCGCGCGCCACAGAAACCACAGCGCACGTTGAGCGTCGCTCAGTGCGAGATCGTTGACATCGCCCTCTTCCTGCGCATGACGCCTGCTCTCGCGTGCAGCCACACGCGGCGATTCCGCCACGCGCTGCGCGTACGCGGCGAGCGTCGGCGCCTCGAACAGCGTGCGCACGGCAACATCGTGCGAGAGCCGTTCGCTGACCCGCGTCGCCACGCTCACGGCTGCGAGCGAATGACCGCCGAGTTCGAAGAAATGATCGGCACGGCCCACGCGCTCGACACGCAGCACTTCGCACCAGATCTTTGCGAGCGCGGTTTCGATGCCGGGCGCGGGCGCATCGAATGCGCGCTCGGCACGCACCGGCTCGGGCAATGCCGCGCGGTCGATCTTGCGGTTCGCATTGCGCGGCAATGCATCGAGCACGACGATGTGCGGCGGCACCATATAGTCCGGCAACGCGCGACGCAGATGGTCCGCGAGCGCATCGCCATCGATACGTTTGCCGTGCTTGCCCGCCTCGCCGCTCAGCTCGACATACGCAGCGAGCGCGGCGTCCACGCCGTTGCCGCGCACGACGGCCACGGCATCGCGCACATCGTCGTGCGCCATCAGGCGCGCTTCGATTTCGCCGAGTTCGATACGCAGGCCGCGCACCTTGACCTGATGATCGATGCGTCCGACGAACTCCAGCACGCCATTCGTGCGACGGCGAACGAGATCGCCTGTCCGATACAGCCGCGCGCCCGGCGCACCGGACGGATCGGGCATGAAGCGCTCCGCAGTCAGTGCAGCGCGCGCGTGATAGCCGCGCGCAACACCCGTGCCGCCCAGATACAGCTCACCCGTCACGCCGATCGGCAGGGGCCGCAGATTCGCATCGAGCACATGCGCGGTGCGCTCGCCCACAGGCGTGCCGATGGGCAGATACGCAGCGTCCGCGATATCGCTCGCGTCTTGCTGGGCGTCGATCATCCACAGCAGCGGCGTGACGACCGTTTCCGTCGGACCATAACCGTTGACGACGCGCACGTCGGGAAATGCCTGCCGCAGCGCGGCGAACGCTTCACGCGAAGTCGCTTCGCCGCCGACCGTGAGCGAGCGCAGCGAACGCGGCGCGCCGTGCATGCGGGCCCATTCGGCCATCTGCAATGCGTAGCTCGGCGGGAAGGCGGCAATCGTGATCCGTTCGCGCGCGATGGTTTCGCATGTTTGCGCGGGCGGCCACAATGCGTCGTCGGTAATGCGAATGTCCACACCCGCCGACAACGGCGCGAGCCAGCATTCGTGCGCACCGTCGAAGTTGATCGACATGAAATGCAATACGCGGTCGTTTTCGCACATGCCGTAGCGTGCGACGATCGCCGCGCAGTGCATGGCGATCGACGCATGATCGACGACAACGCCCTTCGGCTTGCCCGTCGAACCCGATGTGTAGATCAGATACGCGGCCTGCGTCGGCGCAATCGCCGGTTCGCGATACGCGATGTCCCGTTGCACCGTGTCGTCTTCCGCATCGATCAGCCACACGCGCGTGCCGTGCCGCAGCGGCAGCTTCGGCACGTGCCGCCGTTCGGTGACGACGTGCTCGATCGACGCATCGTCGACGATATGCGCGAGACGCTCGCGCGGATGCGTCGGATCGAGCGGCACGAACGCGCCGCCCGACTTCAGAATGGCAAGCAGACCGACGAACAGATCCGTCGAGCGGCCAACCGCGATGCCGACGCGCACTTCCGCGCCGACGCCCGCCGTCATCATGCGAGCCGCGAGACGCGCGGCGCGTGCGTCGAGTTCGGCGCGCGTGAACGTCCCGTCCGCGTCCATCACCGCGCTCACGTCGGGCTTCTTTTTCGCGTGTTCAGCGAGCTTCGCGTGAACGGGCACGAACGGTGCGTCGGCAGCTTCGTATTCATTCCACACATCGAGTTGCGCGCGTTCCGCGTCTGTCAGCCATTCGAGATCGCCGACTGGCGCGTGCGATGAAGCCAGCGCGCTTTCGAGCAACTGCGTGTACTGGTCTGCAATCCGACCCACGGCCGGCGCGTCGAACAGATCCGCCGAGTAGACGAACGCAGCATCGAGCGCACCGTCTTCGCGCTCCTCGAAACCCAGCGTCAAATCGAACTTCGCATACGGCGCGCCGAACGGAAGATCGGTGACGCGCACGCCGTCGAACGCGGGCAACACGCGGCGCGCCGCATACGACGCCATGACCTGAAACAGCGGATGATGACTTGCGCTGCGCGGCACGCCGAGCGCTTCGACGATCTGCTCGAACGGCACGTCCTGATGCGATTGACCGTCGACGAGCGCGCGCTGCACGTCGTCGATCAAAGCGTCGAATGGCTTGCGCATCTCGACGCGCGCGCCGACCACCAGCGTATTCACGAAGAAGCCGATCAAGCCTGCCGTTTCGGCACGTTCGCGATTCGCAGCAGGCACGCCGATCTGAATATGTGTCTCGCCGCTCGCGCGCGCCAGCAGCGCATGCAACGCCGC
Encoded proteins:
- a CDS encoding non-ribosomal peptide synthetase; translation: MKSKPDLLALAARFAQLPDAQRKLFITKLGEAGIDFRMLPIPARADRSTAVPASFAQTRLWLHARMIDEPAAYHVTSRLRLDGELNRAVLRHAFDALIARHEALRTTFAESADGGVDQIVHAPSRCPWRFTDLSRAAKDDRERIAAEVAVKDEDQPFDLASDLPVRVHLIALDDATHWLVLTMHHVVSDGWSIDVLLDELAAFYRAYANGETVALAPLPVQYADFSLWQRRWLDAGEAERQLQFWREQVKADAGVIALPGSGARPMQRSARGGRHYFTIDATSAQRVRALSQARRATPFAVLLAALHALLARASGETHIQIGVPAANRERAETAGLIGFFVNTLVVGARVEMRKPFDALIDDVQRALVDGQSHQDVPFEQIVEALGVPRSASHHPLFQVMASYAARRVLPAFDGVRVTDLPFGAPYAKFDLTLGFEEREDGALDAAFVYSADLFDAPAVGRIADQYTQLLESALASSHAPVGDLEWLTDAERAQLDVWNEYEAADAPFVPVHAKLAEHAKKKPDVSAVMDADGTFTRAELDARAARLAARMMTAGVGAEVRVGIAVGRSTDLFVGLLAILKSGGAFVPLDPTHPRERLAHIVDDASIEHVVTERRHVPKLPLRHGTRVWLIDAEDDTVQRDIAYREPAIAPTQAAYLIYTSGSTGKPKGVVVDHASIAMHCAAIVARYGMCENDRVLHFMSINFDGAHECWLAPLSAGVDIRITDDALWPPAQTCETIARERITIAAFPPSYALQMAEWARMHGAPRSLRSLTVGGEATSREAFAALRQAFPDVRVVNGYGPTETVVTPLLWMIDAQQDASDIADAAYLPIGTPVGERTAHVLDANLRPLPIGVTGELYLGGTGVARGYHARAALTAERFMPDPSGAPGARLYRTGDLVRRRTNGVLEFVGRIDHQVKVRGLRIELGEIEARLMAHDDVRDAVAVVRGNGVDAALAAYVELSGEAGKHGKRIDGDALADHLRRALPDYMVPPHIVVLDALPRNANRKIDRAALPEPVRAERAFDAPAPGIETALAKIWCEVLRVERVGRADHFFELGGHSLAAVSVATRVSERLSHDVAVRTLFEAPTLAAYAQRVAESPRVAARESRRHAQEEGDVNDLALSDAQRALWFLWRAQPDSAAYNIPVALRLRGVVNVSALQSAFDHAARKHPALRARLVPAQGAAEPRQVVDDHRRVTLAVVDLREHACADERIAAATRLTDEDALTPFDLAKAPLWRARLIRLADDDHVLSIVIHHIVADGQSIDVWLDDVQSAYFASATGKLLDTSSMKPVFAARSPVSQADLQFWRAALRDVDALRLPQPAGTRPVSPDWSAGRIAFELDAHAIGRAKALAVSAQATLPMLLHAALNVALARQTGALDQAVGVLASTRDADSDHAIGLFINAVVVRTAMREGAAPRDVIAAVREAALGAYAHVAVPFAQVVDSARASRTANGNPLFQVMFNYLRPAQSDTRRWHRIEVDEFNDVRHRVVFDLELDIVEHPDGRVTGAFSYGRELVDGAFVERLCADYLAAVTRFIDAPDEAIVISGKTSGPSSAATCGAPHAPSPRATQLTQTLARTWAHTFDNEAPGMSDNLFEAGATSFDVVRFVDAANAAGYGITIDDVFVHQTLADLAGALAQRLDATIERETRETATEVRDAR